DNA from Marinagarivorans cellulosilyticus:
CACCGACCAGTTTCATCGTATAACTACCGGTGATGGGAACGGACCCCAAATTTAAGCGTGCACTCGCTTTTTTCTGATTGTATTCCCAGCTTAGTGGATTTACGCAAATAGACTGTTCTGGGCTGCTGAAGAGTTTTTGTTTGCCATTTTCACCGTAGGTGTCCCAGTGAACGATACACCCTGTGTCACCGGCTTGTTGGCATACAGAGAAATGCTTGAGTGAGGCTACATAAGCTGGGCTTAGTGATACTGGCCCGCTGCCAATTAAGTAGGCCGCCACAATACGCCGTGATATCGCAGCGTCGTTATCAATATCGCTTAGCAGCCGCATTGCGAGGTGGGTGCCTTGGCTGTGGCTAACAATAATAATGGGCCGCTCATTATTATACGCTGCAATAAAGTGGCTAAAAGCGCGATGAATATCGCGGTACACGGCATCTAAAATTTCATCTCTTTGATTTGGGCTTAAGGCCATATAGGTAAACATTGAAGTTTCGCGGAAATGCGGGGCATAAATGTTACAGCAGCTATTAAAAATGCTCGCTTCGTTCGCTAGCGAAAATCGACTGTTGTCCGCTGTGGCGCTATGGGCACTAAGCGGTGATGTCCATGCTTGGTTGTTAAGGTAACCTGTGCCGTGGATATAAAAAACATCGGTGGTAGCACTACCATCGTTTGCTAGAATATTAACGCCTTGCGGCAATAAATCGGCTTCGTCGATTCGCTCGGGTAGGGAAAGCCAACTGGCGGGCCGAGAGTAATCCGGTGGCGGCGCCATGGTAGAAGCATCAAAAGGTTGTTTAGGTTGCAACAATTGAGAGACAGCAAAAACTAACAATTTTTGATCTTTACCTGTTGTTTTTAAATAAGCATACGCGCCTGCTGAGGTGATAAATAAAATGACGAGAAAAAGGGCAATAGTTTTTAGGGCTTTCACAGGCGCATACCGTTGCAATCGATTCGTGTGGTTAATGGGCTCTAAAACTATTTTTTCAAGATGGCCATGCCGTTGGTTTAACGTTAGGCGATATCTTGGGGCTCGAGCTCTCGTGGAGGCTGGCGCGAGATCAACGGTTTTTCTTCGGCCTATTGTTTGACGGGTTTGCTGAATTTCTTGCGCGCTTCAGAAACTTTTTTCCGATAAATGCATGCTTCGGCATGGTCGTTAATCAACCCCATAGCTTGCATAAAGGCATAGCAGGTTGTTGGGCCAACGAACTTCCAGCCGCGTTTTTTTAGCGCCTTGGCTAAAGCGATTGAT
Protein-coding regions in this window:
- a CDS encoding DUF3089 domain-containing protein — translated: MKALKTIALFLVILFITSAGAYAYLKTTGKDQKLLVFAVSQLLQPKQPFDASTMAPPPDYSRPASWLSLPERIDEADLLPQGVNILANDGSATTDVFYIHGTGYLNNQAWTSPLSAHSATADNSRFSLANEASIFNSCCNIYAPHFRETSMFTYMALSPNQRDEILDAVYRDIHRAFSHFIAAYNNERPIIIVSHSQGTHLAMRLLSDIDNDAAISRRIVAAYLIGSGPVSLSPAYVASLKHFSVCQQAGDTGCIVHWDTYGENGKQKLFSSPEQSICVNPLSWEYNQKKASARLNLGSVPITGSYTMKLVGDDASEGVTFNALSAPMVGYSWAQCREGFLYVADQSGTDYEKLGKLPDKSYHGLDLPLFHMNIRANADERIRAFNSTRPQQ